The sequence below is a genomic window from Coffea arabica cultivar ET-39 chromosome 8e, Coffea Arabica ET-39 HiFi, whole genome shotgun sequence.
GTATagatatttcatttttttgcaCTTGACATAGTGAAAAAAATAAAGGGAGAATATGAATGTCTAACTTCATGtgatttaatttttaataagctggtaattatattgttatttaaaacaaaaagtgaaaattaatattcatatttcaaaaataaataaaatataataatCAAATTATTTTAATAAGTACATAAGTTATTcataatatacaaaaaaaaaagagtcaaagTTCCTTGTATAAAGTAACAAATAGTATTTtgcaaataaacaaaataaatgtataaatatgtaATCCTCAATAATAGATTTCAGGATAATTAAGTCAAATTTACACATATTTTATTCCATTTTGTCATTTAAAAATTGATTATACTAAATATTAGAAATGAAAAGCGTATTTCATGCACTAAACCAAGTTAGTTCTTTTGCcaagttaaataccaaaaagCCCTTTGTGATTTGTTGAATATTGAACTTGACTGCTTATGGTTCATAAACTTACATTCTAACTTTCAATGGTTTTAACTAAATTGAAATGTAGACAAAAAACAACCTTTAAATTAACAATTGCACGTGAAACATCAAAATTGTCCTTTATAAAATAGTAGGATTAATTGTCAAAATGCTTTTGGTTTGTCGAATGTTCAACTTAACCTTTTATAATTCGAAAACCTACATATTAGCTCATCGTAATTTTAACTAAATTGAATTCGTCACATTAGCAATTGTTAAAGAATTCTCCtaacaattgaaattcatcacATTGGCATTCTCTTCATCCTCGTAGTTGTTAAAGGATTCATTGCAATTGTTATCACAAGGTGTTAAATTGCAAGTTTTTGAACTATATAGAGTTAAATATATAGTTATTAAAGAATTTATTGAAATTGTTTATTACGGTGGACTAGAATATAGGCCTGCGAAGTTGTTAAATGACTCATTGAGATTGTTTATGACGAAGGTTTGAAATATAAATTTTTGAACCACAGAGAGATAAGAATGTGTAGTTGTTaaaggatttattgaaattgttTATCATTAGAGAGCTAGATATGTAGGTTTGTAAATTACTGGGGATTAACTAGAATATTCGACAAATCATAAAGATTTATTGGTATTTAAtccaattatttatttataaagaGTAATCGTGACATTTTACATGCTCAATTTAGACGGTTTTTGTCCAAATTTCAATTTAATTAAAATCGAGAGAAAGTTATAGTATGGTATGCAAATTACAGGGAGCTAAGTTGAACTTTCAGTGAATTACATGGACTTTTTAGTATTTAACCCTTCTTTTGCCTCTGTTGTTTTATCAAACACGGAAAAGGCGGCGGCAGCAGCAGCTGCTGGGCTGAGGGGGGACTCTGGAAGCTTGCACTTTGCAGGGGGAGGATTGCTCAGGACCCCATCAGATCGCTCAGAAAACAAACTGAGACGCCTTAATTAAGCCCAATCTCCATTTTTTTTACTGCAATTTCACCTTAGgattggaagaaagaaaaagaaaagaaaagaaaaaacataaCATGGAGACGCCATCTGAAGGCAGCAGCGAGGAGTCCATGACTGCCGTCAAGCAGGTCCGCAAGCAGCTAGAATCCCGTGTGGAGACCTTACACAACGCTCAGCTACACCTCATCGCCTCTCTCCAAACCCTAGTCCCCGACCTCGTCTCCTCTCTCGACCTCTCTCTCAAAGCTATCTCTTCCTTCAACTCCCGCCCCTTTTCTCCCCTTCCCAACCCCCTTCCCAACCCTAACGCTAACGCTAACAACCTCAACCTTCCCAAATTGCCCCCTCGCATTCCACCTCTCTCTCAGGCTCCCAACTCCGACTCCGACAAGTTTCTCATCGACGATGCCGGTGGGCCCCTCTCCCTCGTCAGGTCCATGGTCGCTGTTTGCTTGCTCGAGAGGGTGCCCTTTACCCCGATTGATTCCTCTACGGTTTTGAGGAAGCTCGAGAATGATCAGTCTGCCACGCCCGCTGAGCGGGCCGCACTCAGGGACCTCGGAGGCGAGTCCGGGGCCATTTTGGCTGTGGAGATGGCCTTGCGCTCCATGGTCGAGGAGAATGGGGGAGTTGTGGACCTGGAGGAGTTTGTGGTCAGTGGCAAGTCTAGGGTTATGGTGATGAATATTGATAGGACTCGCCTGTTGAAAGAGTTGCCGGAGAGTAAGCAGCAGAGCGATTCAAATTCCGACCAGAAAAGTCGAGGTCTTGAGGGTCCCAGGAATGGGGGTGATTTTGTCAGTAGTAGTGGTGGAGGTTTTGGAATGGGGAGGCCAATGCCGGATATGTGGATGGGAGGGCCGGGAATGCCACCCGTGTTTCCTCCCGGAGGAGGAGTGGGGCCGAGGGGTGGTGGTCCGAGAGGGATGGCTGGGATTATGGGGGTCCCTAGAGGTGTTGGCGTGCCGCCTCCTATGCAGAGACCTCCCATGGGGTCGAATGGACCTATGGGCGGCCCGGGTGCCATTGCTCTGAAGCCAAGGACCGAGGAGGATGATATGAAGGATCTTGAGGCTTTGTTGAATAAGAAGAGCTTTAGGGAAATGCAGAAGTCTAAAACCGGAGAGGAGCTTTTGGACCTCATTCACAGGCCCACTGCTAGGGAAACTGCTGTGGCTGCAAAGGTTAGTTTCTTTCTTAGATCGTGACAAGGCTTTAGTACTCCCTAATAGCTCTTAAGTAAGTtgctttcttgacttttaaGCGTCCTTAATGAGTTATGTGATTGCCTTGATTTTGTTTCAGTTCAAAAGCAAAGGTGGTTCCCAAGTAAAGGAGTACTGCTCAGCGTTGACAAAGGAAGATTGCCGACGGCAATCTGGTTCTTATATTGCTTGTGAAAAGGTAACTCTTTTGAGTCTATTTCCTTGTATTCTTTTGTCATATTGCTCTAGTTGAGATGATTCTACTTAAGTTCCATATTGTTTGAAGGATTTCTAAAAGTAAAGGTACTTGATGTTTTAGGTTCATTTTCGGAGGATAATTGCTCCGCATACTGATGTTAACTTGGGTGACTGCTCTTTTCTTGATACTTGTCGTCACATGAAGGTGAATTCAATTTTTGCTTTATATCTTAATACCAACAATGGGATACCTGAAATGTCTGTCATGTTACTGATACTCACTATCCATGGCAGACTTGCAAATACGTGCATTATGAGCTTGACTCAACACCAGATATGTCACCAATGGGACCAGGGGCATTACCTCCTGCCAAATCATTGAAGCCTCAACGGGCTGACTATTGTTCAGAAGTAGAGCTTGGTGAAGCACAATGGATCAATTGTGACATACGCTCATTTAGAATGGATATTCTAGGTCAATTTGGAGTTATCATGGCTGATCCACCATGGGACATTCATATGGAATTGCCCTATGGGACAATGGCTGATGATGAAATGCGTACCCTCAATGTTCCTGCTCTGCAGACTGATGGTCTGATTTTTCTGTGGGTAACTGGACGTGCAATGGAGCTAGGGCGTGAGTGGTATGTCATATTTAGAAATGATTGTCCTTGCTTTCTTTAGGATATGAAAGTCATTGCCACTGGTGTAATGCCAAAAAAGTTTAGTGCCATCCTTATTTGTTGGTCAAAAAATGTGCTTACTAAAAAGTGAGAGAAATCACCTGAACTTGCCATATTGAGGTAGGGTTGAGTAATTGCTCTTGTAACTTTGGCTTCTCGAAATGAGAATCAGATTGTTGTATCATCCAATCTTTTCTCAATGATGATATTTTTCCAGTCGTGGTGCAATAGATTTGTCTTGAATGATCAAGATATCATTCAACATTTAAGTTTACTTTCTAAGATTTGTCTTTCATTTAGATGTTACTGTGTTGTGCATTTCAATTTGCCAACAAGGCAAAGATAGAACTACGTGCTTCAATGTAAATTGTCACTAGAAACTCAAGAATTTTATCATCATCTTGCAGTTTGGAACTCTGGGGGTACAAGCGTGTTGAGGAGATTATCTGGGTGAAGACGAATCAACTTCAGCGGATTATCAGAACAGGCCGGACAGGCCATTGGCTGAATCACAGTAAGGAGCACTGCCTTGTTGGGATAAAAGGCAATCCAGAAGTAAATCGAAACATTGACACTGATGTCATTGTTGCGGAGGTCCGAGAGACAAGTCGGAAGCCAGATGAGGTTAGTTGAGTTACACCTTTGATGGCAAGGGAggggaaaaattgaaaagatatGTATATCtgtgggtgtgtgtgtgtgtgatcaTATGTCCTGCTCTTCTGCAAATTGGTCCCTTTTTTCCAGTTTTAGTGGATACACTTGCAAAGGATGggagaaaaaaattttcttattcttatttttgttcTGTGTTGTGAGTCATAAATTTCTGAGGCTAATTGGTGCCTATCATATTATTTAGATGTATCCCATGCTGGAGAGGATAATGCCAAGGGCAAGAAAGCTGGAGTTATTTGCTCGAATGCATAATTGTCATGCAGGGTATGTGATCATGATTTCTAGAACATTTTTTGAGATTGTCAAACAGATACGCATCTGAGGTTTTTTTTTCGCTTAATATGCATCTAAGGGTATCTTCTTttttaggaaactagttaacaggAATCATTAAGTTGCTTTAAAAGCTCTGCTGGTAACGCTTACATGTCTTCTTCAGGTGGATGGCACTGGGTAACCAGTTGAATGGTGTACGGCTTGTTGATGACGGCCTTCGAGCGAGGTTCAAGGCCGCTTACCCAGATGTGGAGGTGCAGCCCGCATCACCCCCAAGGGCATCATCATCTGCCATGGATGTGGACTTGAATGCTGCTCAGGTAAGGAATCCGTTTGCGGCAGGTGAATTGAAAACCTCAGGAACTCCATATGTGGAGGCCACTGCTCCTGGCCTTGCTCACGTGTCTCAAGAGAAGCCTACAAGTCCTGATGTGGGGTTGACCAGCTAATACCTTGAGTCGTGTGTAGTGTAACTTGGTAAACTATGGAATTGTTAAGTTATTAGTATCATATAGGTGAGGTCGTGCGGCAGTTAACCATTGAGGTGGTTAGTGGGCTTCATGCCAATTTCCCACTTTCAAGCCTAGGACCAGAAAACCGTCGCCTTCATGTAATACATAGTTtggagaaaaagaatgaagagGTTTAACTTTCTAGATGTGatagaaggaaaagaaatgtCAATGTTTATTTATAATTCCTCAGCCTGTGTGTGGCGTGAAATTGTTTGTCTCTGACTCCATGACTAGACCTCACCATTGCTATGAGAACGCCTTCAGTATAGCTTGACCTGATGCAGTGTCATCCAACTACTGCATTTCTGGCGGGGTCTGTAAATGTTTAATATTGGCTGTGCATTTCCTGCGGGGTTCCTTGTGAAATGCTGAGTTAGCAATGTGGTTTTCTTCGGAAGTTCTTTTGCGGTTGAATGCGAAAAGGAATTTGTGAGGAAATTACGTTATACCTGAGTTTAAAgagattaacaaaaaaaatgggTGTATTTGTGAAAGTGAATGTTCGCTGGggaaaatttgacaaaattagTTCTTTTCATGCTCGATGGCGAGTGGCTGGTTTCAGCTGGCAACAAGTGTATTGTATGGACGCGTCACCCTTTAGTGAAGTTGGTGCTTCACTTACATTGGGAAGAGCAAAAGAGGAAGGAAAACAACGGCTTGAAATAACTCAAATTTGTTGCCTCTCCGATGTGCCAAGTACTAACTGCTGCTACGttttactccctccgtcccactttgatagtcctgttttcctttttcgtctgtctcaaatcgtagtccactttccaattgaagaatgtagttatattttaatttttctaaaatacccttattcaatttaagttattgttactataaacctactccatttaatgagagtttattcttttttttaccatcaattcaagttcccataaagttgtgctctaattaatgtgagggtattttagaaaaaaagctacctaaattgattgttccaacaaaattaactattttttcttaaactgtgtgaaaaaagaaccagaactatcaaagtgggacggagggagtatctatttttcttgatttttcagaAACTGAATATGGAGGGGACCCACATCCAAATTAATCTCAGGATCTAACTCTCCACTTCAATTCCTCTGTAACAAAATGGCAATAATGGAGAACTTGATCGTGTGTGCAGTGATGATATGTTTCCGGGCAAGAAGAAAAGGTTGATATTCATATCATATACGAAATAGCAAGTAGGGTCAACAACAGCTTTACGCTTTTGTGAATACAATCTTTACTGTTTTATATCATG
It includes:
- the LOC113703949 gene encoding N(6)-adenosine-methyltransferase MT-A70-like codes for the protein METPSEGSSEESMTAVKQVRKQLESRVETLHNAQLHLIASLQTLVPDLVSSLDLSLKAISSFNSRPFSPLPNPLPNPNANANNLNLPKLPPRIPPLSQAPNSDSDKFLIDDAGGPLSLVRSMVAVCLLERVPFTPIDSSTVLRKLENDQSATPAERAALRDLGGESGAILAVEMALRSMVEENGGVVDLEEFVVSGKSRVMVMNIDRTRLLKELPESKQQSDSNSDQKSRGLEGPRNGGDFVSSSGGGFGMGRPMPDMWMGGPGMPPVFPPGGGVGPRGGGPRGMAGIMGVPRGVGVPPPMQRPPMGSNGPMGGPGAIALKPRTEEDDMKDLEALLNKKSFREMQKSKTGEELLDLIHRPTARETAVAAKFKSKGGSQVKEYCSALTKEDCRRQSGSYIACEKVHFRRIIAPHTDVNLGDCSFLDTCRHMKTCKYVHYELDSTPDMSPMGPGALPPAKSLKPQRADYCSEVELGEAQWINCDIRSFRMDILGQFGVIMADPPWDIHMELPYGTMADDEMRTLNVPALQTDGLIFLWVTGRAMELGRECLELWGYKRVEEIIWVKTNQLQRIIRTGRTGHWLNHSKEHCLVGIKGNPEVNRNIDTDVIVAEVRETSRKPDEMYPMLERIMPRARKLELFARMHNCHAGWMALGNQLNGVRLVDDGLRARFKAAYPDVEVQPASPPRASSSAMDVDLNAAQVRNPFAAGELKTSGTPYVEATAPGLAHVSQEKPTSPDVGLTS